One Embleya scabrispora DNA segment encodes these proteins:
- a CDS encoding CDGSH iron-sulfur domain-containing protein, whose amino-acid sequence MMVEGPVEVELSDGSTAFSDRRVVALCTCRRTRRPPWCDTSHRAHRLPPRPPSDPPPTGEDG is encoded by the coding sequence ATGATGGTCGAGGGGCCCGTGGAGGTGGAGCTTTCCGACGGGAGCACGGCCTTCTCCGATCGACGCGTGGTGGCCCTGTGCACGTGCCGCCGAACCCGTCGCCCGCCGTGGTGCGACACCAGCCACCGGGCCCATCGGCTCCCACCCAGGCCACCATCCGACCCGCCGCCGACCGGGGAGGACGGATGA